In a single window of the Trichoderma breve strain T069 chromosome 6, whole genome shotgun sequence genome:
- a CDS encoding peptidase family m28 domain-containing protein: MKFLNPFSFSPGPVTFWTTVIYLAITIPLIYVHEVVPPVPSAHSLKQGLNLSEAWFDLQTITKQYHPYNSRANAEVREYLIKRSQNILDRNGVPYKTETSGGVIWDDKFEQSAVRETLDAPRANRAPGATIFDDRISNVTWTVDSLLQSTKGGSKTWQGYYFEGDNFYVYIHGKEDPEGDWWSSQVGAAKYSQSGGVLVNCHFDSVSTGYGATDDGVSCVSMLQLLSYFTTEGHQPKHGVVLLFNNAEEDGLLGARAFGYSPLLKFCHTFVNLEGAGAGGRAMLFRTTDLEAAEVYSKSPHPFGSVVAANAFERGVIKSGTDFEVFAPNFGQRGMDIAFYHPRSRYHTEDDDARHTSVRSIWHMLSAALASTERFSETGKPTEGVYFDWYGSGWSAFPLRGLFAWSLTLLIVTPLVLAVATFLLIRSDKYYFWAKDIQLEHSEIHDDPIALSGWRGFFRYPLALIFAVGLTIGAVLLVAKVNPLIIYSSGYAVWAQLLSLFYCSFWLIMRGANFVRPTALHRGFALIWLFILSWIVQVIAALAEDRMHIGGIYFTAFFHTAIFVSLFISLVEQFALPGKQEFANQYQDDAAPEHTRITSSDNTITGNEDDQDEQGYAAAESATETTPLRAGEQGYGSSDQPTFASTYRRSAQTYDQPAPSPLQSYPPYEHEQSWSGRLPTWTWIIQFLLLAPIHVILVGNLGLVQTSAMAMNGADGGSLLPPIMGVGIMAILLLLPLTPFMHRITHHVPLFLFVVFVATFIYNLAAFPFSNNARYKLYFQEVIDVDAGTNVASLSGIHEYVHSVVSTIPSATGQEVECKASTRSGLTACEYDASSLPPYLANGTELKDLITATSSKSLDGKTANLKVDALDTKMCILSLSQPVFGFEVKDTAPADRRFGTIPRDGLRTITLFRREWEGPWDLTLQLATDDGRVLLGDDDLEVTVRCAYSDMNDDKTIPVLRELYQYMPKWAVISKTAVGLVEVRKKFTVS, from the exons ATGAAGTTCCTCAATCcattcagcttcagcccGGGGCCCGTGACCTTCTGGACGACGGTAATCTATCTTGCCATCACCATACCGCTGATTTACGTCCACGAAGTGGTGCCGCCTGTTCCATCCGCCCATTCTCTCAAGCAAGGGTTGAACCTGAGCGAGGCATGGTTCGATCTACAAACCATCACGAAACAGTACCATCCGTACAACAGTCGAGCAAATGCCGAAGTCCGCGAATACTTGATCAAACGCTCTCAGAACATCTTGGACCGGAATGGCGTTCCTTACAAGACAGAGACATCTGGAGGAGTGATCTGGGACGACAA GTTCGAACAATCTGCTGTTAGAGAAACCCTTGACGCGCCGAGAGCCAATCGAGCGCCGGGTGCCACAATCTTCGATGACCGCATTTCGAACGTGACTTGGACTGTCGACTCGCTGCTACAAAGCACAAAGGGCGGATCAAAGACTTGGCAAGGCTACTATTTCGAGGGTGACAATTTTTACGTCTATATTCACGGCAAAGAAGACCCCGAGGGCGATTGGTGGTCCTCTCAGGTTGGTGCTGCAAAGTACAGCCAGTCTGGCGGTGTCCTCGTCAACTGCCATTTCGACTC TGTGTCAACCGGATATGGCGCCACTGACGACGGCGTGTCCTGCGTAAGCATGCTACAGTTACTGAGCTACTTCACCACCGAGGGACACCAGCCGAAGCATGGCGTTGtgctcctcttcaacaatgcggaagaagacggtCTCTTGGGAGCTCGTGCGTTTGGCTACAGCCCACTTCTCAAGTTTTGCCACACCTTTGTCAACTTggagggagctggagcaggagGCCGTGCTATGCTTTTCAGAACCACGGATCTTGAAGCTGCCGAGGTCTACTCCAAGAGCCCTCATCCCTTTGGATCCGTTGTTGCGGCAAACGCGTTCGAGCGAGGAGTCATCAAGAGCGGAACGGATTTTGAAGTATTCGCGCCCAACTTTGGACAGCGAGGCATGGACATTGCCTTTTATCATCCTCGCTCACGCTATCACaccgaggatgacgatgctcgTCACACTTCTGTTCGCAGCATTTGGCACATGCTGTCTGCTGCTCTGGCCTCTACAGAGAGATTCTCTGAG ACTGGCAAGCCCACCGAGGGTGTCTATTTTGATTGGTATGGCAGTGGATGGTCAGCGTTCCCGCTTAGAGGGTTGTTTGCGTGGTCGCTGACGCTGCTCATCGTGACGCCACTGGTCCTTGCCGTTGCCACGTTTTTGCTCATTCGTTCTGACAAATATTACTTTTGGGCAAAGGACATTCAGTTGGAGCACTCTGAGATACATGATGACCCTATTGCTCTCAGCGGATGGCGTGGCTTCTTCCGGTATCCTTTGGCCCTCATCTTTGCCGTCGGTTTGACAATCGGTGCTGTCCTCCTCGTTGCTAAAGTCAACCCACTCATCATTTACAGCAGCGGATATGCAGT CTGGGCTCAACTGTTGTCTCTATTTTactgcagcttctggctcATCATGAGAGGCGCCAACTTTGTTAGACCAACTGCTCTCCATCGCGGGTTTGCCCTCATTTGGTTGTTTATCCTCTCTTGGATTGTTCAAGTCATTGCCGCCCTAGCTGAAGATCGCATGCACATCGGTGGAATCTATTTTACAGCATTCTTCCACACGGCCATCTTTGTGTCGCTCTTCATTTCGCTGGTCGAGCAATTCGCACTACCAGGAAAGCAAGAATTTGCCAACCAGTATCAAGACGACGCAGCCCCAGAACATACTCGAATTACCAGCTCTGATAACACCATCACTGGAAACGAAGACGATCAAGACGAACAAGGGTATGCAGCGGCAGAGAGTGCTACAGAGACGACGCCGctgagagctggagaacagGGTTATGGATCGAGCGACCAGCCGACATTTGCCAGCACTTACCGACGTTCGGCTCAGACATATGATCAACCTGCTCCATCGCCTCTGCAGAGTTACCCTCCGTATGAACACGAACAGTCGTGGTCTGGACGACTGCCAACTTGGACTTGGATAATTCAGTTTCTCCTACTCGCCCCTATCCATGTCATTCTGGTAGGAAATCTCGGATTGGTGCAGACTTCCGCAATGGCCATGAATGGTGCCGATGGTGGTAGTCTCTTGCCTCCCATCATGGGAGTCGGGATCATGGCAATATTGCTCCTGCTCCCTCTGACACCATTCATGCACCGCATCACTCACCACGTGCCGCTATTTCTctttgtcgtcttcgtcgccacATTCATCTACAATCTTGCCGCTTTCCCATTTTCCAATAACGCTCGATACAAATTGTACTTTCAAGAAGTCATCGACGTGGATGCTGGAACAAACGTGGCTTCTCTGTCGGGCATCCATGAATACGTTCACTCAGTCGTCTCCACTATCCCATCTGCTACCGGCCAAGAGGTTGAATGCAAAGCATCGACACGTTCGGGTCTTACTGCCTGCGAGTATGATGCGTCATCTCTCCCGCCCTATCTTGCGAATGGCACAGAACTGAAAGATTTGATCACTGCGACGAGCTCAAAGTCACTTGACGGCAAGACTGCAAATCTCAAGGTGGACGCCTTGGATACCAAGATGTGCATTTTGAGCCTCTCTCAGCCTGTATTTGGATTTGAAGTCAAGGATACAGCCCCCGCAGACCGCCGATTTGGTACAATCCCGCGCGATGGATTGCGAACCATTACTCTCTTCCGACGAGAATGGGAGGGGCCGTGGGACCTTACCTTGCAGCTGGCCACCGACGACGGCCGTGTCCTGCTgggcgatgatgatttgGAGGTGACGGTGAGGTGTGCCTACAGCGACATGAATGATGACAAGACGATACCAGTGCTGCGTGAGCTCTACCAGTACATGCCCAAGTGGGCAGTCATCAGCAAGACGGCGGTTGGTCTTGTTGAAGTCAGGAAGAAGTTTACTGTATCATGA